The following are from one region of the Rhodothermus sp. genome:
- the metF gene encoding methylenetetrahydrofolate reductase [NAD(P)H] produces MKVIEILEQATGPLISYEIIPPRRGGSLDEVLAVVEALIPFDPPFIDVTSHAAEVEYEQLPDGTLRPRVKRKRPGTIGICAAIKSRFGVETVPHLLCRGFTREETEDALIELHYLGIQNVMALQGDSPNYRKPIPPDRTVNEYAVDLVQQIANMNRGIYLEPLEDAVPTDFCIGVAGYPEKHFEAPNLTWDILNLKRKIEAGAHYVTTQMFFDNRHYFRFVERCREMGINVPIIPGLKILTSKRHLQLLPSRFHIEIPEALAAEVEAARPEHVPEIGIAWARRQAEELLEAGVPCIHFYIMLRADHVRAVVEYLRKMA; encoded by the coding sequence ATGAAAGTTATCGAAATTCTGGAGCAGGCGACAGGACCGCTGATTTCCTATGAGATTATTCCACCGCGCCGAGGGGGGTCGCTGGATGAGGTATTGGCCGTAGTTGAAGCGTTGATCCCGTTTGATCCCCCGTTCATTGATGTAACCAGCCACGCTGCCGAAGTCGAATACGAGCAGCTGCCGGACGGTACGTTGCGGCCTCGTGTCAAGCGTAAGCGTCCGGGCACGATCGGCATCTGCGCCGCCATTAAAAGTCGCTTCGGGGTGGAAACCGTACCGCATTTGCTCTGTCGGGGGTTTACGCGAGAAGAAACCGAAGACGCGCTGATTGAGCTGCATTACCTGGGGATCCAGAACGTCATGGCGCTGCAGGGCGATTCGCCCAACTACCGGAAGCCCATTCCACCAGATCGCACGGTCAACGAGTACGCCGTTGATCTGGTGCAACAGATCGCCAACATGAACCGCGGCATTTATCTGGAACCCCTCGAGGATGCAGTACCTACCGACTTTTGCATTGGTGTGGCCGGCTATCCGGAAAAGCATTTTGAAGCCCCTAACCTGACCTGGGATATTTTAAACCTTAAACGAAAGATTGAAGCGGGGGCTCACTATGTGACCACGCAGATGTTTTTTGATAACCGACACTATTTTCGGTTTGTAGAGCGGTGTCGGGAGATGGGCATTAATGTGCCAATCATTCCCGGACTGAAAATTCTGACCAGCAAGCGCCACCTTCAGCTTTTGCCCAGTCGGTTTCATATAGAGATTCCTGAGGCGCTGGCGGCCGAGGTAGAGGCCGCGCGGCCGGAGCACGTCCCTGAGATCGGAATCGCCTGGGCCCGCCGACAGGCCGAGGAGCTACTGGAAGCGGGCGTGCCTTGCATCCATTTCTACATCATGTTACGGGCTGACCATGTGCGTGCGGTAGTGGAGTATCTGCGCAAGATGGCGTAA
- a CDS encoding cytochrome C oxidase subunit IV family protein, with translation MAHATHHIIPRPLLLKVFLALVALTIITALTGQADLGVFNFMHVPLAIGIAVIKATLVVLFFMGLKYDRPINALAFIIGLLMVGVFLTFTLLDMLYRGDIGNLEAQPIRGPQIEQVEAPSGGP, from the coding sequence ATGGCGCACGCAACGCACCATATTATACCCCGACCGCTATTGCTTAAAGTGTTTCTGGCGCTGGTGGCGCTGACGATTATCACAGCGCTGACCGGTCAGGCGGATCTGGGCGTGTTCAATTTTATGCATGTGCCCCTGGCGATCGGAATCGCTGTGATCAAGGCCACGCTGGTCGTGCTGTTTTTTATGGGACTTAAGTACGACCGGCCTATCAATGCCTTGGCCTTTATCATCGGCTTGTTGATGGTAGGCGTCTTCCTGACCTTCACGTTGCTGGACATGCTCTATCGTGGTGACATTGGCAATCTGGAGGCGCAGCCAATTCGTGGGCCGCAGATAGAGCAGGTAGAAGCACCCTCGGGTGGGCCCTGA
- a CDS encoding cytochrome c oxidase subunit 3 family protein codes for MAGASEAVPGQAEAHVHHPPYLQHHFVSAEQQFDAAKLGMWIFLATEILLFSGMFVAYAIYRVWHPEVFQAASKLLDWRLGGLNTLVLLASSYTVALAVHYAQLGDQKRLVRNLWLTVALAGVFMVVKYFEYSEKFHHHIFPGGNYAYEGLQIPYVGQFFSIYFVMTGIHGLHVLVGMGILAWIAMRAQRGHFSPEYYTPVEISALYWHLVDIIWIFLFPLLYLIH; via the coding sequence ATGGCAGGAGCTTCGGAAGCTGTACCCGGTCAGGCGGAAGCCCACGTGCACCATCCGCCCTACCTGCAACATCATTTTGTGTCGGCCGAGCAACAGTTTGATGCGGCCAAGCTCGGCATGTGGATCTTTCTGGCCACGGAAATCCTGCTGTTCAGTGGCATGTTCGTGGCCTATGCGATCTACCGCGTCTGGCATCCGGAAGTGTTTCAAGCAGCCAGCAAACTGCTCGACTGGCGGCTGGGTGGGTTGAATACGCTGGTGCTGCTGGCCTCTTCCTACACAGTCGCCCTGGCTGTGCATTACGCGCAACTGGGCGATCAGAAACGCCTGGTACGCAACCTGTGGCTAACGGTGGCATTGGCGGGGGTGTTTATGGTGGTGAAGTACTTCGAGTACTCAGAAAAATTTCACCACCATATTTTCCCCGGAGGGAATTATGCCTACGAAGGGCTCCAGATTCCCTATGTAGGGCAATTCTTCAGCATCTATTTTGTGATGACGGGTATCCACGGCTTGCACGTGCTGGTGGGAATGGGGATACTGGCCTGGATAGCAATGCGGGCGCAACGCGGGCACTTTAGCCCCGAATACTATACACCGGTAGAAATTTCAGCCCTTTACTGGCACCTGGTAGATATTATCTGGATTTTCCTGTTCCCCTTGCTGTACCTGATTCACTGA
- the ctaD gene encoding cytochrome c oxidase subunit I has protein sequence MATQTVAATKMAQPEINYLNHARGLKSWLLTLDHKRIGLLYLVSVVFFFIVGGILALLIRWELLQPGQTIMSAETYNHIFTLHGAIMIFLFLIPAVPAVLGNFALPIMIGAKDVAFPRLNLASWYIFWLGALTMLVGIVTSGLDTGWTFYTPYSTMTSSGVTWVVLGAFILGFSSILTGLNFIVTVHKMRAPGMTWSRLPLFVWGLYATSIVQILATPVLGITLLLLALERILKIGIFDPALGGDPVLFQHFFWFYSHPAVYIMILPAFGIISELVGTFSRKGIFGYKFVALSSVAIAFLGFLVWGHHMYVAGQSATASTIFSLLTFLIGVPTGVKVLNWIASLYRGSIWLRTPLLYALAFLFVFPIGGFTGIALGTLGLDVPLHDTYFVVAHFHYVMVSGGLLAFLGGLHYWWPKMFGRLYNEKLAQLAALLIFVGFNVTFFPQFILGTQGMPRRYFDYVPEFTLLHQLSTVGSWILGAGLLLVAVYLLYSLVKGQPAPANPWGAGTLEWTHTGRIPSPHNFERTPVVTRGPYDYHLAEEIFGNGHQGQEAAVTPAQGQAPQPESTR, from the coding sequence ATGGCTACGCAGACGGTTGCCGCCACTAAGATGGCTCAGCCCGAAATTAATTACCTGAACCACGCGCGCGGGCTGAAATCCTGGCTGTTGACGCTGGATCACAAGCGAATCGGCCTGCTTTACCTGGTCTCGGTGGTTTTCTTTTTCATTGTGGGCGGCATCCTGGCCCTGTTGATCCGGTGGGAGCTGCTCCAGCCGGGGCAGACAATCATGAGTGCCGAGACCTACAATCACATCTTCACGCTCCACGGCGCGATCATGATCTTTCTGTTTCTGATCCCGGCCGTTCCGGCAGTGCTGGGCAACTTTGCCCTGCCGATCATGATCGGTGCCAAGGACGTGGCCTTTCCCCGGCTGAACCTGGCCAGTTGGTACATTTTCTGGCTGGGGGCGCTCACGATGCTGGTAGGGATTGTGACCAGCGGGCTGGATACGGGCTGGACGTTCTATACGCCTTATTCGACGATGACCAGCTCCGGGGTGACCTGGGTGGTGCTGGGGGCGTTTATCTTGGGTTTTTCGTCGATTCTGACGGGACTCAACTTTATTGTAACCGTGCACAAAATGCGGGCACCCGGCATGACCTGGAGCCGGCTGCCGCTCTTTGTGTGGGGGCTTTATGCCACGAGTATTGTGCAGATTCTGGCCACCCCCGTGCTGGGTATCACACTGCTGCTGCTGGCGTTGGAGCGTATTCTGAAGATCGGCATCTTTGATCCGGCCCTGGGGGGCGACCCGGTGCTGTTCCAGCACTTCTTCTGGTTCTATTCGCACCCGGCGGTCTATATCATGATTCTGCCGGCCTTCGGCATTATTTCGGAGCTTGTCGGTACGTTTTCGCGCAAAGGTATTTTCGGGTACAAGTTTGTGGCGCTTTCGTCGGTAGCCATCGCCTTTCTGGGCTTTCTCGTCTGGGGTCACCACATGTACGTAGCGGGTCAGTCGGCCACGGCTTCGACCATCTTTTCGCTGTTGACCTTCCTGATCGGCGTGCCGACGGGCGTGAAGGTACTCAACTGGATTGCTTCCCTCTATCGAGGATCGATCTGGCTGCGCACTCCTCTGCTCTACGCGCTGGCGTTCCTGTTCGTCTTCCCGATCGGTGGCTTCACGGGCATTGCCCTGGGGACGCTGGGCCTGGACGTGCCGCTGCACGATACCTATTTCGTGGTGGCCCACTTCCACTACGTGATGGTAAGTGGCGGTTTGCTGGCGTTCCTGGGTGGCCTGCATTACTGGTGGCCCAAGATGTTTGGGCGACTCTATAACGAAAAGCTGGCGCAGCTGGCGGCACTGCTGATTTTTGTCGGCTTCAATGTGACGTTCTTCCCGCAGTTCATTCTGGGCACGCAGGGCATGCCGCGTCGCTATTTCGACTACGTGCCGGAGTTCACCCTGCTGCATCAGCTATCGACAGTGGGTTCCTGGATCCTGGGGGCCGGATTGCTGCTGGTTGCTGTTTACCTGTTGTATTCGCTGGTTAAGGGACAGCCAGCGCCGGCCAATCCGTGGGGGGCCGGTACGCTTGAATGGACGCATACGGGGCGCATCCCCTCGCCGCACAACTTCGAACGGACCCCCGTGGTCACGCGCGGTCCCTACGACTACCATCTGGCCGAGGAGATCTTCGGCAATGGCCATCAGGGCCAGGAAGCTGCTGTAACCCCGGCCCAGGGACAGGCGCCGCAACCTGAATCGACGCGCTGA
- the coxB gene encoding cytochrome c oxidase subunit II produces the protein MYAMILLQNTAWLPEAASSVAPEVDSLFHFWLLVSTLLFIGVVGAMTFFVVRYRRRRLDEMPEPVKEKKAIELAWIVVPTILTLIVFTWGFRVFIKMYTAPPDAYEILVHGYQWYWEFEYPNGVKTTNELHVPAGQPVKLRMTSVDVIHSFYVPAFRVKQDVLPDRYSSLWFEATRPGEYTVFCAEYCGTQHSGMLAKVIVHPREEFEQWLESAGVPEDMPLAELGAKLYREKACFSCHSVDGSRLVGPTFKGLYGATRTFEDGSTAVADENYLREAILQPGARVVQGYPNVMPASYASLSEREVAALIEFIKQQQ, from the coding sequence ATGTATGCAATGATTTTGCTGCAGAATACCGCCTGGTTACCGGAGGCTGCTTCTTCGGTGGCTCCCGAGGTAGATAGTCTGTTTCATTTCTGGTTGCTGGTGAGCACCCTGCTGTTCATCGGCGTCGTCGGGGCGATGACTTTTTTCGTCGTTCGGTACCGGCGACGTCGGCTTGACGAGATGCCGGAGCCCGTCAAGGAAAAGAAGGCGATTGAGCTGGCATGGATCGTAGTACCTACGATTCTGACGCTGATCGTATTTACCTGGGGCTTCCGGGTTTTCATCAAGATGTACACGGCCCCCCCGGATGCCTATGAAATCCTGGTACATGGTTATCAATGGTACTGGGAGTTTGAGTACCCGAACGGGGTTAAGACAACCAATGAGCTGCATGTGCCGGCCGGGCAGCCGGTGAAGCTACGTATGACCAGCGTCGATGTGATTCACAGCTTTTACGTGCCGGCATTTCGGGTCAAGCAAGACGTGCTGCCCGATCGATATTCGTCACTCTGGTTTGAAGCCACCAGGCCCGGTGAATACACAGTCTTCTGTGCGGAGTACTGTGGCACGCAACACTCGGGCATGCTGGCCAAGGTGATCGTGCATCCGCGGGAGGAATTCGAGCAGTGGTTGGAAAGCGCTGGCGTACCGGAAGACATGCCGCTGGCAGAGCTTGGCGCTAAGCTGTATCGGGAAAAGGCGTGCTTTAGCTGTCATAGCGTTGATGGATCGCGCTTGGTCGGACCTACCTTTAAGGGGCTTTATGGAGCTACCCGGACGTTTGAAGATGGGTCGACGGCAGTAGCGGATGAGAATTATCTTCGGGAAGCCATCCTGCAACCCGGAGCTCGGGTTGTGCAGGGCTATCCCAACGTGATGCCGGCCAGCTACGCGTCGCTGAGCGAACGCGAAGTGGCCGCTTTGATCGAGTTTATCAAGCAGCAGCAGTAA
- a CDS encoding SCO family protein, with amino-acid sequence MSMWWRWQQGIWLLGMLLTLPAVAQRSGQQLAVFEGVGIEPKLGAYIPLDLTFYDEEGRPVALQTFFDGRRPVLLTLVYHDCPMLCNLVLDGLTKTLRQMSWTPGEQFEVLAVSFDHRETPALVRRRKAHYLKMLGKPTAAAGWHFLTGDSTTIRALTDAVGFSFRWVPEKQQFAHPAALIFLSGDGKISRYLYGLEHDPGDVRKALVEASEGKVGTVLDQVLLYCFQYDPDENSYVANAFNIMRLGGAVTMVVLGITLFLFWRRERRRQQATLQTAS; translated from the coding sequence ATGTCGATGTGGTGGCGCTGGCAGCAGGGAATATGGTTGCTGGGGATGCTGCTCACGCTCCCGGCCGTTGCCCAGCGGAGCGGTCAGCAGTTGGCCGTTTTTGAGGGAGTGGGCATCGAACCAAAGCTCGGGGCCTACATTCCGCTGGACCTGACGTTTTATGATGAAGAGGGGCGGCCTGTAGCCCTGCAGACGTTCTTTGACGGTCGGCGCCCGGTATTGCTGACGCTGGTATACCACGACTGCCCGATGCTCTGCAATCTGGTACTGGACGGATTGACAAAAACGCTTCGGCAGATGTCGTGGACACCGGGCGAGCAGTTTGAAGTACTGGCAGTGAGCTTTGATCATCGAGAGACGCCGGCATTGGTCCGTCGAAGAAAAGCCCACTACCTGAAGATGCTGGGCAAACCGACGGCGGCGGCCGGCTGGCATTTTCTGACGGGCGATTCGACCACGATTCGGGCACTGACGGATGCAGTAGGATTTTCTTTTCGCTGGGTGCCGGAAAAACAACAGTTTGCGCATCCGGCAGCGTTAATTTTTCTGAGTGGAGACGGAAAGATCTCGCGTTATCTGTACGGCCTGGAGCATGATCCGGGCGATGTACGCAAGGCGCTGGTAGAGGCATCGGAGGGCAAGGTGGGGACGGTGTTGGATCAGGTGCTGCTGTACTGCTTCCAGTACGATCCCGACGAAAATTCTTACGTTGCGAACGCGTTCAACATCATGCGGCTGGGTGGAGCGGTGACGATGGTGGTGCTGGGCATCACCTTGTTTCTGTTCTGGCGGCGGGAGCGCCGTCGCCAGCAGGCAACGCTCCAGACGGCCAGCTAA
- a CDS encoding cytochrome c yields the protein MSRTIWTGLLLGLLLAGCRGMISSKPPVHPNLNMDFQEKFEAQELNPFFADRRAMRPPVPGTVPRGLLKEDTPFYFGKTADGAYVERIPLAVTPEVVRRGRERYNIYCAVCHGEAGDGQGIIMRGNYGYTPAPSFHDDRLRNVADGYLFEVITNGVRNMPAYGHQIPVADRWAIVAYVRALQRSQHATAADVPEAIRAQLQGQ from the coding sequence ATGTCGCGTACGATCTGGACGGGATTGCTATTGGGCCTGCTGCTGGCAGGCTGCCGTGGAATGATTTCCAGCAAGCCCCCGGTGCATCCCAACCTGAACATGGACTTTCAGGAGAAGTTTGAAGCTCAGGAGCTAAACCCTTTCTTCGCCGATCGCCGAGCCATGCGGCCGCCGGTGCCCGGAACGGTGCCCCGGGGACTGCTGAAAGAAGATACCCCGTTTTACTTTGGAAAGACGGCCGATGGAGCCTATGTGGAGCGCATTCCGCTGGCTGTTACCCCCGAAGTGGTACGGCGGGGGCGGGAGCGCTATAACATCTACTGCGCCGTCTGCCATGGAGAAGCGGGAGATGGTCAGGGGATTATCATGCGCGGTAATTATGGGTATACGCCGGCGCCGTCCTTCCACGATGACCGGCTGCGCAATGTAGCAGACGGCTATCTCTTCGAGGTGATCACCAATGGGGTGCGCAATATGCCTGCGTATGGCCATCAGATTCCTGTAGCTGACCGCTGGGCCATTGTGGCGTACGTGCGGGCGCTTCAGCGTAGCCAGCACGCCACGGCAGCTGATGTGCCCGAGGCAATTCGCGCACAACTTCAAGGACAGTAG
- a CDS encoding DUF3341 domain-containing protein — protein sequence MLKELLRSLKASMGIYEARDGSVYGLLAEFSDPAALLHAARQVRKAGYRHFDAHSPFPIHGMDEAMGLGNSKVGVLTFFTGTIAGLVLGWWMQWWMGAVDYPLNISGKPFFALPPSVPIIFELTILFSALAGVAIMLALNGLPRPYNPLFYSKNFARVTDDGFFLFVAASDPKFDQVATRQLLEQLGGYNIEVIEDRGEEEVAPTPASAAKAAVTTS from the coding sequence ATGCTGAAGGAATTGCTTCGCTCGCTGAAAGCTTCGATGGGCATTTATGAGGCCCGTGACGGGTCGGTTTATGGCCTGCTGGCCGAGTTTTCGGATCCGGCAGCCCTGTTGCATGCTGCCCGACAGGTGCGCAAAGCTGGCTATCGGCATTTTGATGCCCACAGCCCCTTCCCTATCCATGGGATGGATGAGGCGATGGGGCTGGGCAACTCGAAGGTAGGCGTGCTCACCTTCTTTACGGGAACGATTGCCGGGTTGGTGCTGGGGTGGTGGATGCAGTGGTGGATGGGGGCGGTTGATTATCCGCTGAACATCAGTGGAAAGCCCTTCTTTGCGCTGCCGCCGTCGGTGCCCATCATCTTTGAGTTGACGATTCTGTTTTCGGCGCTGGCCGGGGTAGCAATTATGCTGGCCCTTAATGGGCTGCCGCGTCCCTACAATCCGCTGTTTTACTCCAAGAACTTTGCAAGGGTGACCGACGACGGATTTTTCCTGTTTGTGGCCGCCAGTGATCCAAAGTTTGACCAGGTGGCTACGCGCCAGTTGCTGGAGCAGCTGGGCGGCTACAACATCGAGGTGATTGAAGATCGGGGCGAAGAAGAGGTTGCTCCGACACCTGCGTCGGCCGCTAAAGCTGCCGTAACGACGAGCTGA
- the nrfD gene encoding NrfD/PsrC family molybdoenzyme membrane anchor subunit — protein sequence MAHATKDLSALARTDHELEPPLVQGGLTFHDITELVSQHTEKKTPRAWWAAFSVAFLGMLTLVAMLAYQVWNGVGVWGNNIPVGWGWPIVNFVFWVGIGHAGTLISAILFLFRQRWRTSINRAAEAMTIFAVICALIFPTFHVGRVWAIYWTLPIPNQMEMWPQFKSPLLWDVFAVSSYFIVSLVFWYVGLIPDLATLRDRAILMGRRLRAKILGFFALGWCGANRHWRNYEKVYMLLAGLATPLVLSVHSVVSFDFAVSIIPGWHTTIFPPYFVAGAIFSGFAMVVTLMVVARKAYGLENVITVDHLEKMNIIMLVTGTMVGFAYITEFFIAWYSGVPYEQYAFINRATGPYAWAYWIMMSCNLIFPQFFWIKKLRRNIPFMFVASIVVNIGMWFERFVITITSLHRDYLPSSWDYFVPTWVDVLTLIGSFGLFFTLFLLFLRFVPMVAMAEVKGVLPEADPHFYEMHGDGHSRPADVQVNRGRSS from the coding sequence ATGGCGCACGCAACAAAAGATCTGTCGGCATTGGCCCGCACCGACCACGAGCTGGAGCCACCGTTGGTGCAGGGTGGATTGACCTTTCACGACATCACGGAGCTGGTCTCCCAGCATACGGAAAAGAAGACGCCCAGGGCCTGGTGGGCCGCTTTTTCGGTAGCCTTTCTGGGCATGCTGACGCTGGTTGCTATGCTGGCCTACCAGGTCTGGAATGGAGTAGGCGTCTGGGGGAACAACATTCCGGTCGGCTGGGGCTGGCCTATTGTCAACTTCGTCTTCTGGGTCGGTATCGGTCACGCTGGCACGTTGATTTCAGCCATTCTGTTTCTGTTCCGCCAGCGCTGGCGTACGTCTATCAACCGGGCAGCCGAGGCGATGACCATCTTTGCCGTGATCTGCGCGCTGATCTTCCCGACTTTCCACGTGGGCCGCGTCTGGGCTATCTACTGGACGCTGCCCATTCCCAACCAGATGGAGATGTGGCCGCAGTTCAAGAGCCCGCTGCTCTGGGACGTATTTGCCGTCTCCAGCTACTTTATTGTATCGCTGGTGTTCTGGTACGTCGGGCTCATTCCGGATCTGGCCACGCTCCGGGATCGCGCCATTCTGATGGGCCGTCGCCTGCGCGCCAAGATTCTGGGCTTTTTTGCGTTGGGCTGGTGCGGAGCCAATCGTCACTGGCGGAACTACGAAAAGGTCTACATGCTGCTGGCCGGTCTGGCTACGCCGCTGGTGCTTTCGGTGCACTCGGTTGTGTCGTTTGACTTTGCCGTTTCAATCATTCCCGGCTGGCATACCACGATCTTTCCCCCCTACTTCGTGGCCGGCGCCATCTTCTCCGGATTCGCCATGGTCGTGACGCTCATGGTCGTTGCGCGTAAGGCCTATGGCCTGGAAAACGTGATCACCGTGGATCACCTGGAGAAGATGAACATCATCATGCTCGTAACGGGCACGATGGTTGGCTTTGCCTATATCACGGAGTTCTTCATCGCCTGGTACTCCGGCGTGCCCTACGAGCAGTATGCCTTTATCAACCGGGCTACGGGGCCGTATGCCTGGGCCTACTGGATCATGATGTCCTGTAACCTGATTTTCCCGCAGTTCTTCTGGATCAAGAAGCTGCGGCGGAATATTCCTTTCATGTTTGTGGCTTCAATTGTGGTCAACATCGGCATGTGGTTCGAGCGCTTCGTGATAACGATCACGTCGCTGCATCGGGATTATCTGCCATCGAGCTGGGATTACTTCGTGCCGACGTGGGTGGATGTGCTCACGCTGATCGGATCATTCGGGTTGTTTTTCACGCTGTTCCTGCTGTTTTTGCGCTTTGTGCCGATGGTGGCCATGGCCGAGGTGAAGGGGGTGTTGCCCGAGGCCGATCCGCACTTTTACGAGATGCACGGCGACGGCCACAGCCGTCCGGCCGACGTCCAGGTAAACCGGGGACGCTCGTCCTGA